A part of Crassostrea angulata isolate pt1a10 chromosome 5, ASM2561291v2, whole genome shotgun sequence genomic DNA contains:
- the LOC128184953 gene encoding uncharacterized protein LOC128184953 — MSIIFVVFLAMCFGDAQSLNITKLMEFQLTLCGPKRFCNLTKFNFPFVDKVVIQDVYRCPRCHCDDWCRMRHNCCPDKYFEVRDFTCVNVTSVNATDDIARNQRTSFLMVKFCPDSADAHLKEKCETDQSAVDKLKYPPVTGQITGLAYANQFCSMCHDEHSIKTWGLDFSCEIFLDINFLSSFEEFIIKGRENKCLIQTVFPRLDCELLDPRPVCLLGNVMKQHPLNCVQMEVLPYRFCNTTGFWQDWDYDVEEACHSNYVEKDKLFKNTFCRVCNPPLNTLPVIGSCNTTGMWDLYDANIMSSCFYYGENPATFPYKNVFCYACNSPSNRRMNSGIFVDTNAVVEKTEVTAGMVFLHNLTINTYNDKYFHLIQSKVTTETVEIQMETLEENYYKGRTFPNTTHLIYTSAAIQSYSSSCNGSMPEIDNFNQACRCDLGCLLTNECCEEFSLEYPSMCLNEQIPSWKTLRTNHSPGFQGYKVAYNCFVNNEYADDFGESCRNPGDDVFSLHPLTDMRTGLSFLNLYCYLCNLKNTSMVDISDKLKPWDLKIRCGSYINIHNYLLLSDLLKTMRSADCNITYLPNTKGRSTVLPCKVESGEYGTCNKTGLWETLDSEIKWGCENLTYGSLPTWRPRYASNRTLINNSYKNLFCAVCNPASTSSLTINECNVTGNMVSYNASDEKGCETFPQIGFYAPYKNVFCFRCNEAPVEIDPTLQTTAKPKEEEYDELFPIVQWYPVFRNLFSFSDFEEDYLSVHEDSRCSDREVYDPIHKKCRDMKCFPGKTPVNGSCLPLLRESTNLSYALSAEFTLEKSETNCSRVAKIVLRFLQRECFKDLIYSVINGTKLYALALAVYLQPCKNTSTLLGDISGVFAVNVFANQSVRRFELESYLYQLMINDCILQSGNKFRMIREVNSEMPIPNVTLNSHCASIKATEDTNLMHNRGKYKPIPVSKILFCNQIVMDQKEFRTLANNLDIRSLPFHYRQDDQIYRICVADILPLFNTGGIAQGPRILLWSITLGVNVMSIVSLLLTISIYIKVKTLQTLAGKNNMILFVSLTITLSIHQLSQVGTFSDLACAVFGVSLHYFWLLSFFCMTICSYHMNKVFHQNNLVTMRQKSAIFLKYLSVVIIGPAIIVSANIIGTFAIQMDGTLGYGQIRCFIDNRHSLLASFVVPVAFLCSANTIFFIRTLISIKKTPDVPENTKKRNEFAIFVRLFTVTGLTWILQIVDAFLQFSAFSFAAEVINGLQGVAIFMAFITNNRVIHLLKREFQERAIPDRLYAVKK, encoded by the exons ATGTCGATCATTTTCGTGGTGTTTCTTGCTATGTGTTTCGGAGACGCACAGAGTTTAAACATAACGAAGCTAATGGAGTTTCAGCTTACACTCTGCGGTCCAAAGCGGTTTTGCAATTTAACAAAgtttaattttccatttgttgATAAAGTGGTCATCCAAGACGTCTATAGATGCCCTCGTTGTCATTGTGACGATTGGTGTAGAATGCGCCATAATTGTTGTCCCGACAAGTACTTTGAAGTTAGGGATTTCACTTGTGTGAACGTCACTTCCGTTAATGCAACAGATGACATAGCGAGGAATCAGAGAACGTCCTTTCTTATGGTCAAATTTTGTCCTGATTCGGCCGATGCCCACTTgaaagagaaatgtgaaactgACCAATCAGCGGTTGATAAACTGAAATATCCACCAGTCACTGGTCAAATAACAGGGCTAGCGTATGCTAATCAGTTTTGTTCAATGTGTCATGACGAACACTCAATCAAAACATGGGGTCTGGACTTTAGCTGCGAAATCTTTCTGGACATCAATTTTCTGTCTTCGTTTGAGGAGTTTATCATTAAGGGTAGGGAAAATAAATGTCTCATTCAAACAGTTTTCCCGAGGTTGGACTGTGAATTGTTAGATCCTCGTCCAGTATGCTTGCTGGGTAACGTCATGAAACAACATCCGTTAAATTGTGTCCAAATGGAAGTGCTACCGTATAGGTTTTGCAATACAACAGGTTTCTGGCAAGATTGGGATTACGACGTCGAAGAGGCATGCCATTCAAATTACGTAGAAAAAGAcaagttgtttaaaaatacattttgcagAGTATGTAACCCCCCACTGAATACGTTACCGGTGATAGGGAGTTGTAATACAACAGGGATGTGGGATCTATATGACGCCAACATAATGAGTTCTTGTTTTTACTATGGAGAAAATCCAGCCACTTTTCCCTACAAAAACGTTTTTTGTTATGCCTGCAACTCTCCGAGTAATAGGAGAATGAATTCTGGTATATTTGTCGATACAAATGCAGTGGTGGAAAAAACTGAAGTTACGGCTGGAATGGTGTTTCTACACAATCTAACCATCAACACATATAATGACAAGTATTTCCACTTAATCCAAAGCAAAGTAACAACAGAAACAGTTGAAATCCAGATGGAAACCTTAGAAGAAAATTACTACAAAGGAAGAACCTTCCCAAACACTACTCACTTAATCTACACATCCGCGGCAATACAGTCCTATAGCAGTTCCTGTAACGGTTCCATGCCAGAGATTGATAACTTCAATCAAGCGTGTCGATGTGACCTTGGATGCCTTTTGACCAATGAATGTTGTGAAGAGTTCAGCCTCGAGTATCCAAGCATGTGTTTAAACGAACAGATTCCTTCATGGAAAACACTTCGAACAAACCATTCACCCGGATTCCAAGGGTACAAAGTAGCATACAACTGTTTCGTAAACAATGAATATGCCgatgattttggagaaagttgtCGCAACCCAGGGGATGACGTTTTTTCATTGCATCCATTGACAGACATGCGGACAGGGTTGTCTTTTCTGAACCTTTATTGTTACTTGTGCAACCTTAAAAATACCTCAATGGTTGACATATCCGACAAACTGAAGCCCTGGGATTTGAAGATCCGATGTGGAAGTTATATTAACATTCACAACTACCTCCTTCTTTCTGACTTGCTGAAAACCATGAGATCTGCTGATTGCAACATTACATACCTGCCGAATACAAAAGGCAGAAGTACTGTGTTGCCGTGTAAGGTTGAATCAGGAGAATACGGGACCTGTAATAAGACTGGGTTATGGGAAACGTTGGattctgaaataaaatgggggtgTGAAAACCTAACATACGGGTCTCTTCCCACTTGGAGACCTCGTTACGCGTCCAATCGAACACTCATAAACAACTCTTATAAAAATCTGTTTTGCGCAGTGTGCAATCCCGCGTCAACATCTTCTTTGACCATCAATGAATGCAATGTTACGGGTAACATGGTTTCATATAACGCCAGTGATGAGAAAGGTTGCGAGACGTTTCCTCAAATTGGTTTCTACGCTCCATATAAAAACGTGTTTTGCTTTCGGTGTAACGAAGCTCCAGTAGAGATCGACCCAACGCTGCAGACGACAGCGAAACCGAAAGAGGAAGAGTACGACGAATTGTTCCCAATCGTTCAATGGTATCCTGTTTTTAGAAACTTGTTTTCCTTTAGTGACTTCGAAGAGGACTATTTATCTGTACATGAAGACAGTAGATGCAGCGACAGAGAAGTGTATGACCCAATCCAT AAAAAGTGCAGGGACATGAAATGTTTTCCAGGGAAAACACCAGTAAACGGGTCTTGCCTACCACTGCTTAGAGAATCGACAAATCTTAGCTATGCACTCTCTGCTGAATTTACTCTCGAGAAATCTGAGACAAATTGTTCAAGAGTCGCAAAAATAGTATTGCGATTCTTGCAGAGAGAatgctttaaagatttaatttattCAGTAATTAATGGTACAAAATTGTATGCATTAGCGCTTGCTGTATATCTTCAGCCTTGCAAAAATACTAGTACTCTTTTGGGTGACATTAGCGGTGTTTTTGCTGTCAACGTTTTTGCCAACCAGAGTGTCAGACGTTTTGAACTTGAGAGTTATCTCTATCAACTGATGATCAATGATTGTATTCTACAATCTGGAAATAAATTCAGAATGATCAGGGAGGTCAATTCCGAAATGCCCATACCAAACGTGACATTAAACAGCCATTGTGCTTCAATCAAAGCCACAGAAGACACAAACTTGATGCATAATAGAGGAAAATACAAACCTATCCCGGTTTCAAAGATACTGTTTTGTAATCAGATTGTTATGGACCAAAAAGAGTTCCGTACCTTAGCAAACAACCTGGACATCAGATCTCTGCCTTTCCATTATAGACAGGACGATCAGATATATAGGATTTGTGTTGCAGATATCCTGCCCCTATTCAATACCGGAGGCATTGCACAGGGACCACGTATTCTTCTGTGGTCCATAACATTAGGCGTGAATGTTATGTCGATAGTTTCATTGTTGTTGACCATTTCAATATATATCAAGGTAAAGACATTACAAACCCTAGCAGGAAAAAACAACATGATATTGTTCGTGTCTTTAACCATAACCCTCTCCATCCACCAGCTGAGTCAAGTTGGAACCTTCAGTGATTTGGCGTGTGCGGTCTTTGGGGTTTCCCTGCACTATTTCTGGCTGCTGTCGTTTTTCTGCATGACTATCTGTTCCTACCACATGAACAAAGTTTTCCATCAAAACAATCTCGTGACCATGCGACAAAAATCCGCCATCTTCTTGAAGTACTTGTCTGTCGTTATCATTGGACCAGCAATCATCGTTAGCGCCAATATTATCGGTACTTTCGCTATCCAAATGGACGGAACTCTTGGATACGGACAAATAAGATGTTTCATTGACAATCGTCATTCTCTCTTGGCATCTTTCGTGGTTCCTGTAGCATTCTTATGTTCTGCAAACACGATCTTCTTCATACGAACCTTGATTTCCATTAAGAAGACACCCGATGTTCCAGAAAACACGAAGAAAAGGAATGAGTTCGCCATCTTTGTCCGGCTGTTCACGGTGACGGGATTGACCTGGATATTACAGATTGTCGACGCTTTCCTGCAATTCTCCGCCTTCTCCTTCGCTGCTGAGGTCATCAATGGTTTGCAAGGTGTTGCTATATTCATGGCGTTCATAACCAACAATAGAGTAATCCATTTGTTAAAAAGAGAGTTTCAGGAAAGGGCTATACCTGATAGACTGTATGCTGTCAAAAAATGA
- the LOC128184380 gene encoding uncharacterized protein LOC128184380 isoform X2, with product MSLDLFETVFKETFVLNDKRKRVGNYSLGRVIGRGAFGTVRLGTHLLSGENAAVKVVPKKSILQKDKARRRFARELHALKQMDHPNIVCLKEWMETERNFYLVLTYINGDTLKHYLNDVKRLSENEARRYINQMTSALNYMHSQNFLHRDIKLENTVLQSGGKVFIVDFGLSVDVSFLENPNMCGSPTYMAPEILLKHGITLSADIWSLGICLCYLVTGCHPYHMSFKDNYATLYFKILQGSTLPSFLSEECRDLIQRMLSVDPYNRISTEEILAHAWLERIIS from the exons ATGTCCCTGGATTTATTTGAGACTGTGTTCAAAGAGACGTTCGTTCTAAATGACAAGAGGAAGCGCGTGGGTAACTACAGCCTGGGTCGGGTGATCGGCAGGGGGGCCTTCGGGACCGTCCGCCTCGGGACCCATCTACTGAGTGGGGAGAAT GCTGCTGTTAAAGTGGTTCCCAAGAAGTCGATCCTACAGAAGGACAAGGCACGGCGGAGGTTTGCGCGTGAGCTGCACGCGCTCAAGCAGATGGATCACCCTAACATCGTGTGCCTGAAGGAGTGGATGGAAACAGAGAGGAACTTTTATCTGGTTCTTACTTATATCAACGGAGACACACTGAAACATTACCTCAACGACGT AAAGAGACTAAGTGAGAACGAGGCTAGGCGGTATATCAACCAAATGACATCAGCTCTCAATTACATGCACTCACAGAATTTCCTTCACCGGGATATCAAACTAGAAAACACTGTCCTTCAAAGCGGAGGCAAAGTCTTCATAGTCG ATTTTGGCCTGAGTGTTGATGTCAGCTTTTTGGAGAATCCCAATATGTGTGGATCCCCTACCTACATGGCTCCAGAAATTCTCCTTAAACATGGCATCACTCTCTCGGCGGATATATGGAGTCT AGGGATTTGTCTGTGTTACCTAGTCACGGGATGCCACCCCTATCATATGAGCTTTAAGGATAATTACGCtactctttatttcaaaatactcCAAGGCAGCACGTTACCTAGCTTCTTGTCTGAAG AATGTAGAGATCTCATACAAAGGATGCTGTCGGTAGACCCCTATAACAGAATATCgacagaggaaattctggcgcACGCATGGCTGGAACGAATAATCAGCTGA
- the LOC128184380 gene encoding uncharacterized protein LOC128184380 isoform X1, with the protein MDFLPDFVPVDIDPTSGFPTLHLSYIMEILIPRRFVGPERIRDQVQKVFNGIQAIGKVDMKIVPVGSKAEGYNIPDAVFAGQGRIVFLSDVDIILANDKIQVCEDRAKMNDEVYMMHLDTNGVHPGYGTLQLIRKPKGDHFAVLYDEKMDAYYMSGTKYQTEFLNQVLEGSEEEREMYELHGPALQYQDNKPFTYDRRKEKIVNPFDHIHGFHCDDWPSVANEWTTRHRSNGWLSPELVQRIVSKGCYLVPVPHKRSKNPDVEWRISFAESEQMVAEYAVTNAQRQCFIFFKLLRYQIQQETSKKLLSSYCLKNVFLFCCEQLPVAAWDVNPGHCLLHMLDCVQTCLQQGELPNYFIPNNNLLDLFADEDINTSIVLLDVMRSDVISLVLNFTDNHVLVYEGNGCLTTKVVFRSVIASVLEDVPTYIKTRNVVNSLTGAFLRTQCDIAVIRLRDGRSPFEYHKAFMDCFLSSHLHDIHIIDLFNLIGVNLGDTVASLKYFELLLQLQNVYPDVVKVKGNLACMYFTASQLLKSISGEQLGRAAELYKEVLAHEGVHFPTTIDYSNYLCHAQKWREAGLLLEQFVRFERKCHKCSNSYNSLESVTLDPVLQKEFAHTNLLHLSSLSLAYYYLIKAYTNLHLDFSDHLYEFDQHCASIQCAVDFQLLGYCYVNGKNYPNALKSFLKALEVDPSNDVAAQNVDFCEEKLAKEKIQNGSKWLSKGLVFVLRIVEMIVRNNLI; encoded by the coding sequence ATGGACTTCCTTCCGGATTTTGTTCCGGTCGACATTGATCCTACTTCCGGGTTTCCGACTCTTCATTTATCTTACATCATGGAGATCCTTATTCCTCGGAGATTCGTCGGACCGGAAAGGATAAGGGACCAGGTTCAGAAAGTATTCAACGGTATCCAGGCGATTGGAAAAGTTGATATGAAAATAGTTCCAGTGGGAAGCAAAGCGGAAGGATATAACATCCCGGATGCTGTGTTTGCCGGCCAAGGGAGAATAGTATTTTTATCAGACGTTGATATCATCCTGGCTAACGACAAAATTCAGGTATGTGAAGACAGGGCTAAGATGAATGACGAAGTCTACATGATGCATCTTGACACTAATGGCGTTCACCCAGGCTATGGCACGCTTCAGTTGATCCGCAAACCTAAAGGTGACCATTTCGCCGTCTTGTATGACGAGAAAATGGACGCCTACTACATGAGTGGAACTAAGTACCAGACAGAGTTCCTAAACCAAGTGCTGGAGGGTTCAGAGGAAGAGAGGGAGATGTACGAGTTACACGGCCCCGCGCTGCAGTACCAGGACAACAAACCTTTCACGTACGATAGACGGAAGGAGAAAATCGTCAACCCGTTTGATCACATTCATGGTTTTCATTGTGACGATTGGCCGAGTGTAGCCAATGAGTGGACGACACGACATCGGTCTAACGGGTGGCTGAGTCCTGAGCTAGTCCAAAGAATCGTTTCCAAGGGATGCTACCTGGTTCCTGTACCGCACAAACGAAGCAAGAACCCGGATGTCGAATGGCGAATTTCGTTTGCAGAGTCTGAGCAGATGGTGGCCGAGTATGCAGTAACTAACGCACAGCGGCAGTGtttcattttcttcaaattGTTAAGATATCAAATACAGCAGGAGACTTCTAAGAAATTGCTCTCTTCCTACTGCCTAAAGAACGTCTTCCTGTTTTGTTGCGAGCAACTTCCTGTTGCTGCTTGGGACGTTAATCCGGGTCATTGTCTCCTACACATGCTGGACTGTGTACAAACTTGCTTGCAACAAGGCGAACTGCCTAACTATTTCATTCCAAATAATAACCTTTTAGATCTGTTTGCCGACGAAGATATCAACACTTCAATTGTATTACTTGACGTAATGAGAAGTGACGTCATTTCACTCGTATTGAATTTCACGGACAACCATGTCTTGGTCTATGAAGGCAATGGTTGCTTGACGACCAAAGTTGTCTTTAGGTCTGTCATTGCGTCCGTGTTGGAAGATGTCCCGACCTACATTAAGACAAGGAACGTAGTGAACTCTCTAACAGGTGCTTTCCTGAGGACCCAGTGTGACATCGCTGTGATTAGGCTGAGGGACGGTCGCTCACCCTTTGAGTATCACAAAGCCTTCATGGACTGCTTTTTGAGCTCGCACCTGCATGATATTCATATCATTGACTTGTTCAACCTTATTGGGGTGAATCTTGGCGACACTGTTGcatcattgaaatattttgaattgcttctacagcttcaaaatgtctaTCCGGATGTTGTAAAAGTGAAAGGAAACTTAGCGTGTATGTATTTTACTGCATCACAGCTACTGAAATCGATTTCTGGGGAACAACTCGGCAGGGCAGCTGAACTTTACAAAGAAGTCCTTGCTCACGAGGGCGTGCATTTCCCTACAACCATAGATTATTCAAATTATCTATGTCACgcgcaaaaatggcgggaagcGGGACTACTTTTGGAACAGTTTGTTCGGTTCGAGCGAAAGTGTCACAAATGTAGTAACAGTTATAACAGTTTGGAGAGTGTAACCCTGGACCCGGTGCTGCAGAAAGAGTTTGCTCACACAAACCTCCTCCATTTGTCGTCTCTGTCTCTAGCTTATTACTATCTGATCAAAGCGTACACCAATTTACACTTGGACTTTTCAGACCATCTATATGAATTCGATCAGCACTGCGCCAGCATACAGTGCGCCGTAGACTTTCAACTTCTGGGCTACTGTTACGTTAATGGCAAAAATTATCCGAATGCTTTGAAATCGTTTCTTAAAGCCCTTGAAGTAGATCCGAGTAACGATGTGGCCGCGCAAAACGTGGACTTCTGTGAAGAAAAGCTTGCTAAAGAAAAGATTCAGAATGGGAGCAAATGGCTGTCCAAAGGACTGGTGTTTGTCCTAAGGATTGTGGAGATGATTGTTAGAAACAATCtaatataa